From Oscillospiraceae bacterium CM, a single genomic window includes:
- the hemW gene encoding radical SAM family heme chaperone HemW, translated as MNKYLGVYIHIPFCAGKCAYCDFYSLSGHEKLMPVYQHALLSHIREYGPQIDGYLTDTIYFGGGTPSIYGSDRLIALFDALKKYGHVLLDAEVTTEVNPASITKADLLRLRRAGFNRLSIGVQSANDALLKSLGRKHTFADAEETVKNAREAGFDNISIDLIYGLPSQTRDDWADTLGRAAALKPEHISCYGLKIEEGSQLYIYKDSPFLPDDDTQADMYLYAVETLSRFGLKQYEISNFARRSYESRHNMKYWFGDEYLGFGAAAHSYIGGKRYNHIADLEKYSDNIIAGRPVVDMTEEISGFELAGEYLMLRLRTTHGISEKEYYDIYPCSMDSTVKLLRFYESKGWASFSEGRWSFTPVGFLLSNTLIGQILETQTKQRSGMTKPWEKPEALALRTQLTLFENTNKEVQMFRGI; from the coding sequence ATGAATAAATATCTTGGCGTTTATATTCATATACCGTTTTGCGCCGGCAAATGCGCCTACTGCGATTTTTATTCGCTGTCTGGCCATGAGAAGCTGATGCCGGTCTATCAGCATGCCCTTTTAAGCCATATCAGGGAATACGGCCCGCAGATTGACGGCTACCTGACGGACACGATCTACTTCGGCGGCGGCACACCGAGCATTTATGGCAGCGACCGGCTTATCGCTCTATTTGACGCGCTGAAAAAATACGGGCACGTCCTCTTAGATGCGGAGGTTACGACAGAAGTCAATCCGGCCAGCATTACGAAGGCCGACCTTTTGCGCCTGCGCCGTGCCGGATTCAACCGGCTTTCCATTGGTGTGCAGTCGGCCAATGACGCGCTTTTAAAAAGTCTCGGCAGAAAACACACGTTTGCCGACGCCGAGGAAACGGTTAAAAACGCCCGAGAGGCCGGGTTCGACAATATCAGCATTGACCTCATTTACGGGCTGCCGTCTCAAACGCGGGATGACTGGGCCGATACGCTGGGTAGGGCGGCCGCGTTAAAGCCGGAGCACATTTCCTGTTATGGGCTGAAAATTGAGGAGGGCTCCCAGCTCTACATATATAAGGATTCGCCGTTTCTGCCGGACGATGACACGCAGGCGGATATGTATCTCTACGCTGTCGAAACGCTCAGCCGATTCGGTCTTAAGCAGTATGAGATCTCAAATTTTGCCCGCCGCTCCTATGAATCGCGCCACAATATGAAGTATTGGTTCGGAGACGAGTATCTCGGCTTTGGCGCTGCGGCGCACTCGTACATCGGCGGCAAGCGCTACAATCATATAGCAGACCTTGAAAAATATAGTGACAATATCATTGCCGGGCGCCCCGTCGTTGACATGACGGAGGAAATCTCCGGCTTCGAGCTCGCGGGCGAGTATCTCATGCTCCGCCTGCGGACAACGCACGGCATCTCCGAGAAAGAGTATTACGATATTTATCCCTGCAGTATGGACAGCACGGTAAAACTTTTGCGCTTTTATGAATCGAAAGGCTGGGCGTCCTTTTCGGAAGGCCGCTGGAGCTTCACGCCAGTAGGCTTTCTTCTGTCCAACACATTGATCGGCCAGATTCTGGAGACACAGACAAAACAGCGATCCGGGATGACGAAACCGTGGGAAAAGCCGGAGGCGCTCGCCCTGCGCACGCAGTTAACGCTGTTCGAGAACACGAATAAAGAAGTTCAGATGTTCCGAGGAATTTAA
- a CDS encoding VanW family protein: protein MRCRVDVKGCVIIKREQTEKKSGGKKARRPGVTVGIIAGAILVFLAAGTVGTGIFVQNVDTIYPNITVAGISLSGLTAEAAAQALTDGGYDDMAAKVAATVTFPDGQAMTITGEEAGLTPTAPQAAELAYQYGRGGSFFANALNYVKSLFSPKDLKESGALRLDETYIRTVVGDYTRNYNDKIMKDVYKLTEDSLEITKGSGKPLAQEDAVYQLAVEALNQSAAQNSPVAVTYSLDASGGDFDLQSIYNNILTEPVDAVYDAEAKRITPSVAGISIDVDAAQKELDAAQLGETVIIPLVLTQPAVTTEQLHAQLFKDVLASRTTSVGGTSNRIHNVKLAASSINGMVLNPGETFSYNGALGQRTTAKGYLEAGAYVGGKVVQEIGGGICQVSSTLYCTVLYADLQVVERSNHMFIVTYLPLGVDATVNWGTVDFKFKNNTGYPIEIEAYLSGTNLTVRLHGTKTTTNTVDIKSVVVSKTDFNTVKKEDPSVAPGTTKEDASGHSGYVVDTYKYIYDADGKLLSKTFIARSTYRVQDKVILVPVGTLTPSTSPTPSTSPTPSTSPTPSTSPSTSPSTSPSTSPSTSPSTSPSTTP, encoded by the coding sequence ATGCGATGTAGAGTAGACGTTAAAGGATGTGTCATTATCAAACGGGAACAGACAGAGAAAAAAAGCGGTGGCAAAAAGGCCAGGCGGCCGGGCGTTACCGTTGGAATTATTGCGGGGGCCATACTCGTTTTCCTCGCCGCAGGGACGGTCGGTACCGGAATATTTGTACAAAATGTTGATACCATTTATCCGAACATCACTGTCGCCGGTATCAGCCTGTCGGGCTTGACGGCAGAGGCGGCGGCGCAAGCTTTAACGGACGGTGGTTACGACGATATGGCCGCCAAAGTCGCCGCAACGGTCACCTTTCCCGATGGGCAAGCGATGACGATAACAGGCGAAGAGGCAGGCCTAACGCCGACGGCGCCGCAGGCTGCAGAGCTGGCTTACCAGTATGGCCGGGGCGGGTCGTTTTTTGCCAATGCGCTCAATTATGTCAAAAGCCTCTTTTCCCCAAAGGACCTTAAAGAGAGCGGGGCTTTGCGGCTTGATGAAACATACATCCGGACTGTCGTGGGCGACTATACGAGAAACTATAACGACAAGATTATGAAGGATGTCTATAAGCTTACGGAAGACAGCCTTGAAATTACAAAAGGCAGCGGCAAACCCCTAGCCCAGGAAGATGCCGTCTATCAGCTCGCCGTAGAGGCGTTAAATCAGTCGGCAGCGCAAAACAGCCCTGTTGCCGTCACCTATTCGCTTGATGCCTCCGGGGGCGACTTTGACCTGCAGAGTATTTATAACAACATTCTGACAGAGCCGGTTGACGCCGTCTATGACGCAGAAGCCAAAAGAATAACACCGAGCGTTGCCGGTATCAGCATTGATGTCGATGCGGCGCAGAAGGAACTCGATGCGGCTCAGCTCGGGGAAACCGTTATTATTCCGCTCGTTCTGACACAACCCGCCGTGACGACGGAGCAGCTGCATGCCCAGCTTTTTAAAGACGTTCTCGCCTCACGGACAACATCGGTTGGCGGTACGAGCAACAGAATCCATAATGTCAAGCTTGCCGCTTCATCGATCAACGGAATGGTTTTAAACCCCGGCGAGACATTTTCCTATAACGGGGCACTCGGGCAGCGGACAACGGCGAAGGGCTATTTGGAAGCGGGTGCCTACGTCGGCGGCAAGGTCGTCCAGGAAATCGGCGGCGGCATTTGCCAGGTCTCATCCACACTCTACTGCACCGTTTTGTATGCCGACCTCCAGGTCGTTGAGCGCTCCAATCATATGTTTATCGTCACCTATCTGCCGCTTGGCGTCGACGCGACGGTCAACTGGGGTACCGTGGACTTCAAATTCAAAAACAATACCGGCTATCCGATTGAAATTGAAGCCTACCTCAGCGGCACAAACCTGACGGTACGCCTCCACGGCACGAAGACGACGACAAACACGGTCGACATCAAGTCGGTTGTTGTCAGCAAAACGGATTTCAACACCGTTAAAAAAGAAGACCCAAGCGTTGCCCCCGGCACGACGAAAGAGGATGCGTCCGGCCACTCGGGTTACGTGGTCGACACCTATAAGTATATTTACGACGCTGACGGGAAGCTTTTAAGCAAAACGTTTATCGCGCGAAGTACTTACCGTGTGCAGGATAAGGTGATTCTCGTGCCGGTTGGTACGCTGACGCCGTCCACATCCCCAACGCCGTCCACATCCCCAACGCCGTCCACATCCCCAACGCCATCCACGTCACCATCGACATCGCCGTCCACGTCGCCATCCACGTCGCCGTCCACATCGCCGTCCACATCGCCGTCCACGACACCGTAG
- a CDS encoding histidine triad nucleotide-binding protein, translating into MSDCIFCKIIAGEIPSAKRYEDDDILAFDDLYPQAPVHFLVVPKKHIESAADITADNSALVAKCFEVIARLAKEEKLGDGFRVITNSGANAGQSVGHIHFHVLAGRKLGPKLCAD; encoded by the coding sequence ATGTCGGACTGTATTTTTTGCAAGATCATTGCCGGTGAAATCCCATCCGCCAAACGTTATGAGGACGACGACATATTAGCGTTTGACGACCTTTATCCGCAGGCGCCGGTCCATTTCCTCGTTGTGCCGAAAAAGCATATCGAAAGCGCAGCGGACATCACGGCGGACAATTCCGCGCTTGTTGCCAAGTGCTTTGAGGTCATCGCGCGTCTAGCCAAAGAGGAAAAGCTGGGAGACGGTTTCCGCGTCATCACAAACAGCGGCGCCAACGCCGGGCAGTCTGTCGGCCACATTCATTTCCACGTGCTAGCCGGGCGCAAGCTGGGGCCGAAGCTCTGTGCGGATTAA
- a CDS encoding HAMP domain-containing histidine kinase codes for MTDQTKNPVHQEEVLIAVKDGKIRFYNNAAAKLIDNIGSKMPEDIFPRELLVHGADSYVGGAVIAGVLTTVTVTMIDDCRILSFYLPVRERDRETYSLLSAVSTELKNMLSVLKMSSNLLLPYIENLGNPRLVRYGAMIYHCYYNMLRITNNLSDLDGILRDDVPMDRKSFDLITVCRELIDSAQHLVEGTGVTLKFSSDEPSLTIYADKSKIEKMVLNLLSNSLACTPPGGNLTVTVMLADVRCVVTVSDDGQGIDSEALRSAWNKYHVLQEISDTETGLGMGLTIVQNIARLHGGSAVLESRPGAGTTVTVSIPLTQPEETDFKTSRIDYESEGMQQLLTELSGVISYDQYSQLYMD; via the coding sequence TTGACAGATCAAACAAAGAATCCTGTTCATCAGGAAGAAGTCCTCATTGCCGTAAAAGACGGAAAAATCCGGTTTTATAACAATGCGGCAGCCAAGCTGATAGACAATATCGGTTCCAAAATGCCCGAGGATATTTTCCCCCGTGAGCTTTTAGTGCACGGGGCAGATTCGTATGTCGGCGGGGCGGTCATCGCTGGCGTTTTGACGACGGTGACGGTAACGATGATTGACGACTGCAGAATCCTGAGTTTTTATCTTCCGGTCCGCGAACGGGACAGGGAGACCTACAGCCTGCTTTCAGCCGTGAGCACGGAACTGAAAAACATGCTGTCCGTTTTGAAAATGTCGTCGAATTTGCTCTTGCCGTATATTGAGAATCTTGGCAATCCGCGCCTTGTCCGGTATGGCGCGATGATTTATCACTGCTATTACAACATGTTGCGCATTACAAACAATCTCAGTGATTTGGACGGCATCCTGCGTGACGATGTGCCGATGGATCGCAAATCGTTTGACCTCATAACGGTCTGCCGGGAGCTCATTGATTCTGCCCAGCATCTTGTTGAGGGCACCGGCGTCACGCTCAAATTTTCATCAGATGAGCCGAGTCTTACCATTTATGCCGATAAAAGCAAAATTGAAAAGATGGTGCTCAATCTTCTGTCGAACAGCTTGGCCTGCACACCGCCGGGCGGTAATTTGACGGTAACTGTCATGTTGGCCGATGTGCGATGCGTCGTAACGGTGTCAGATGACGGGCAGGGTATCGACAGTGAAGCACTGCGTTCTGCCTGGAACAAATATCATGTTTTACAAGAAATATCGGACACAGAAACAGGCCTCGGCATGGGGCTGACAATTGTTCAGAATATTGCCCGGCTGCACGGCGGCAGCGCCGTTTTGGAAAGCCGACCTGGTGCTGGGACGACCGTCACCGTCTCCATCCCGCTTACTCAGCCAGAGGAAACGGATTTCAAGACGAGCCGTATCGACTATGAAAGTGAAGGCATGCAGCAACTCCTGACGGAGTTGTCCGGCGTCATCAGCTATGACCAGTATTCGCAGCTTTATATGGACTGA
- a CDS encoding Ger(x)C family spore germination protein, whose amino-acid sequence MKKQFVRKGAVIVLIISIISTLTGCWDRRELNTLGITSSIGIDRKDGVYHLAMEVYHAEQPGKVVKQENKSDFLQTTGTSFFDALRNVDTEYDKKIFLYQTKELIFGDETAREGFIDVLDFWMRRYETWPNTYVLISPEDSPTEVLGMKRGSEEVTANYLDKLEENENLTGKTLHTSVADFLRFYFDNGYALCGTILRQKSDESAPTQPQGGGSSDAAQKNLNLLKAEGAAVFSGQKLIGYLDGIETRGLNFISGKLKRTVIVSPSPAGSGNNSVEVLRAGAKMEVLELGDKPRLKVVIKVNGKLVEETGAEDLAMNRSVLRQIEALNSQTIKAEAEQVIKKAQDELCLDIFGFSGAVHRQHPDQWRVLKDRWNELFSEADVTVEVQTTIRRIGLLETPLNRRATNK is encoded by the coding sequence GTGAAAAAACAATTTGTCAGAAAAGGCGCTGTTATCGTTCTGATAATATCTATCATCAGTACGCTGACAGGCTGTTGGGACCGCAGGGAGCTTAACACCCTTGGCATCACCAGCTCCATCGGAATTGACAGAAAAGACGGCGTTTATCATCTGGCCATGGAAGTGTATCACGCCGAGCAGCCCGGAAAGGTTGTCAAGCAGGAAAATAAGTCGGACTTTTTGCAGACGACCGGGACATCTTTTTTTGACGCACTTCGAAATGTCGATACGGAATACGACAAAAAAATCTTTCTGTATCAGACGAAAGAACTGATTTTCGGTGACGAAACGGCGCGGGAGGGGTTTATCGACGTGCTTGACTTCTGGATGCGCCGCTATGAGACATGGCCAAATACGTATGTCCTTATTTCTCCCGAAGATTCGCCGACTGAGGTGCTGGGGATGAAACGAGGCAGTGAAGAGGTAACAGCTAATTATCTCGATAAACTTGAAGAAAATGAAAATTTGACCGGTAAAACATTACACACAAGCGTTGCTGACTTTTTGCGGTTCTATTTTGATAACGGTTATGCCCTGTGCGGCACCATACTCCGGCAAAAAAGCGACGAATCGGCACCAACGCAGCCCCAGGGGGGGGGCAGCAGCGATGCCGCACAAAAAAACCTTAACCTTTTAAAGGCGGAGGGCGCGGCTGTTTTTTCCGGCCAAAAGCTGATTGGTTATTTGGACGGTATTGAAACGCGGGGGCTCAACTTTATCAGCGGAAAGCTTAAGCGAACGGTTATTGTTTCACCCTCTCCGGCTGGGAGCGGAAATAATTCCGTTGAAGTACTGCGCGCCGGTGCCAAGATGGAGGTTTTGGAGCTTGGAGACAAGCCTCGGCTGAAAGTCGTGATTAAAGTGAACGGGAAGCTCGTTGAGGAAACGGGTGCGGAAGACCTTGCCATGAACCGCAGTGTTTTGCGTCAAATCGAGGCCTTGAATAGCCAGACGATCAAGGCGGAGGCCGAGCAGGTTATTAAAAAGGCACAGGATGAGCTCTGCCTAGATATTTTCGGCTTTAGCGGCGCGGTTCACCGGCAGCATCCAGATCAGTGGCGCGTGCTGAAAGACCGGTGGAATGAACTGTTCAGCGAAGCCGACGTCACCGTTGAGGTGCAGACGACAATCCGCCGGATTGGCCTACTGGAGACGCCACTTAACAGGAGGGCTACGAACAAATGA
- the gap gene encoding type I glyceraldehyde-3-phosphate dehydrogenase: MSIRIGITGFGRIGRLVLRASLDHENIEVAGINATVAPDYMAYMMKYDTIHGRFGHEITYDDGALIIDGKRIPTYSDRNPENIPWSDAGVEYLVDSTGQFKTMDKAAVHLKAGAKKVIVTAPSSDIPMFVMGVNTDSYDPSMTIVSNASCTTNCLAPMAKILNDAYGITSGLMTTIHSVTASQKTVDGKSLKDWRGGRAASYNIIPSSTGAAKAVGEVIPALKGKLTGMSMRVPTLDVSAVDLTVNLAKAAKYEDVCALMKNASENAYKGILAYTEDEVVSSDFIGDPHISIFDAKAGIALTDTFMKLIAWYDNEYGYSDKVLSIVEHMYKVDHK; this comes from the coding sequence ATGAGCATCAGAATTGGCATCACCGGCTTCGGCAGAATAGGGCGGCTTGTTTTGCGGGCCAGCCTTGACCACGAGAACATCGAGGTCGCCGGTATTAACGCAACTGTTGCGCCGGACTATATGGCGTACATGATGAAATACGATACGATCCACGGCCGTTTCGGCCATGAGATTACATACGATGATGGCGCCCTCATCATCGACGGGAAAAGAATCCCGACCTATTCTGACAGAAATCCTGAGAACATCCCTTGGTCCGACGCCGGTGTTGAATACCTCGTTGATTCGACAGGCCAGTTTAAAACGATGGATAAAGCCGCCGTGCACCTGAAAGCCGGTGCTAAAAAGGTCATCGTGACGGCGCCGTCTTCCGATATCCCAATGTTCGTCATGGGCGTCAACACCGACTCGTACGACCCCTCGATGACGATTGTCTCGAATGCCTCGTGCACAACGAATTGTTTGGCCCCCATGGCAAAAATTTTAAACGACGCTTACGGCATCACAAGCGGTCTGATGACAACGATTCATTCAGTGACGGCGTCTCAGAAGACGGTTGACGGCAAGTCTCTAAAGGACTGGCGCGGCGGCCGCGCGGCATCTTACAACATCATCCCCTCCTCGACAGGCGCTGCCAAGGCCGTCGGTGAAGTCATTCCGGCGCTTAAGGGAAAGCTCACCGGCATGTCAATGCGCGTACCGACGCTTGATGTCTCGGCGGTTGATCTCACCGTCAATCTGGCGAAGGCTGCCAAATATGAGGACGTCTGCGCCCTGATGAAAAACGCCTCTGAAAACGCTTATAAAGGTATTTTGGCTTATACAGAAGACGAGGTCGTCTCCAGCGATTTCATCGGAGACCCCCATATCTCCATTTTTGACGCCAAGGCCGGCATCGCCCTGACCGACACATTTATGAAGCTCATTGCCTGGTATGACAACGAGTATGGTTACTCCGACAAGGTGCTTTCCATCGTTGAGCACATGTACAAGGTCGACCACAAGTAG
- a CDS encoding manganese efflux pump, translating into MSIAELLLLALGLSMDAVAVSICKGLSMQKVSLKNAAIVGAWFGGFQAAMPLLGYLLGTSFAVFIQTYAHWVAFVLLAAIGLNMIREALLQKEDAAAEKTDCPITARAMFVMAVATSIDALAVGVTFAFLEVAVLPAVLTIGVMTFGLSMAGVKIGNAFGSRFQSTAEILGGVILCLLGLKVLLTHFGVL; encoded by the coding sequence ATGAGTATCGCCGAATTACTCCTCCTAGCGCTCGGCCTGTCGATGGACGCCGTTGCCGTCTCCATCTGCAAAGGCCTCTCCATGCAAAAGGTCAGTTTGAAAAACGCCGCCATCGTTGGCGCGTGGTTCGGCGGCTTTCAAGCGGCCATGCCGCTTTTGGGATATCTGCTCGGTACATCGTTTGCTGTTTTCATTCAAACGTACGCGCATTGGGTTGCTTTCGTCTTATTGGCGGCAATCGGTCTGAATATGATTCGGGAAGCGCTCCTTCAAAAAGAGGATGCAGCAGCGGAGAAAACAGATTGCCCAATCACGGCGCGGGCTATGTTCGTCATGGCTGTCGCCACCAGTATTGATGCGCTCGCGGTCGGCGTTACCTTCGCGTTTTTAGAGGTGGCCGTCCTGCCCGCTGTTTTGACGATCGGCGTAATGACTTTTGGGCTCTCCATGGCCGGTGTTAAAATCGGCAATGCCTTTGGGTCGCGTTTTCAGTCAACCGCTGAAATTCTCGGCGGCGTTATTCTCTGCCTGCTCGGCCTGAAGGTTCTTCTCACACATTTCGGCGTTCTCTGA
- a CDS encoding spore germination protein, translating into MLENIFGRSTSKRARPSPDASEPEEKSENRISGDLEAIKNFLYDYFRGTVDLVFREVSLFSDVKGLLVYFSGLANDTILNRDVLHTFCMNTQTLDFHAVRRDPSLLRQIVSVANVDIESDLQKAADILLDGTSVLFVDHLAVAVLINSKDYEKRAISEPSNETVIRGPKESFIEDLQTNIMLLRRKIKNHRLVFKSVTLGSQTSTQIAIAYLDGIAREDVINEVNARLEAIDTDAILDAGMIEQFIEDHKFSLFPTIANSEKPDVAAAKLLEGRVGILCGGSPHMMTVPTLFIEYFQTSEDYYNRFYFAQVMRFLRYICFFITTMLPAIYVALQIFHQEMIPTVLLVKMSGAMSGIPFPTIIEALLMIFFYEVLREAGTRLPRVIGPAISIVGALIVGEASVNAGLVSSTIVIVVALSAICSFALPGLLEPIIILRVAFVFAGGFLGLFGVVCGVYLVIIHLCSLQSFGMEYTSPFATFNVRNLRDSLLRYPLGMLKTRPAGIVGRNKTRQK; encoded by the coding sequence ATGCTGGAAAATATTTTTGGGCGCTCCACGTCGAAGCGGGCTCGTCCGTCGCCGGATGCGTCCGAGCCGGAAGAAAAATCGGAAAACCGCATCTCAGGTGACCTTGAGGCAATAAAAAACTTTTTATATGATTATTTCAGGGGAACGGTTGACCTCGTCTTTAGAGAGGTCAGCCTGTTTTCCGATGTCAAGGGGCTCCTCGTCTACTTCAGCGGGCTGGCCAATGACACGATTTTGAACCGGGACGTGCTCCATACCTTTTGCATGAACACACAGACGCTTGATTTTCATGCGGTCCGTCGCGATCCGTCACTACTGCGGCAGATTGTCTCCGTCGCCAACGTCGACATTGAAAGCGATCTCCAAAAGGCGGCCGATATTTTGCTTGACGGAACCAGCGTTTTATTCGTGGATCATCTTGCGGTCGCTGTTTTAATCAACAGCAAAGATTATGAGAAGCGGGCGATATCGGAGCCGTCAAACGAAACGGTAATCCGTGGGCCAAAAGAAAGCTTCATTGAGGACCTGCAGACGAACATCATGCTCCTGCGGCGAAAAATAAAAAATCACCGCCTTGTCTTTAAAAGCGTAACGCTGGGCAGCCAGACGAGTACGCAGATTGCCATTGCCTATCTGGACGGCATTGCCCGCGAGGACGTCATCAACGAGGTCAATGCGCGGCTTGAGGCCATCGACACGGATGCCATTCTCGATGCCGGTATGATTGAACAATTTATTGAAGACCACAAATTTTCTTTGTTCCCGACAATTGCCAATTCGGAAAAGCCCGATGTCGCCGCCGCCAAGCTGCTGGAAGGGCGCGTTGGCATTTTATGTGGGGGCAGCCCGCACATGATGACGGTGCCGACGCTATTTATCGAATATTTTCAAACGAGCGAGGATTACTACAACAGATTTTATTTTGCTCAGGTTATGCGTTTTCTGCGCTATATCTGCTTTTTTATCACGACAATGCTCCCGGCAATATATGTTGCGCTGCAAATTTTTCACCAGGAGATGATCCCGACAGTACTGCTCGTCAAAATGTCCGGCGCGATGAGCGGTATCCCTTTCCCGACCATCATTGAAGCACTGCTTATGATTTTCTTTTACGAGGTGCTGCGAGAGGCCGGGACGCGCCTACCGCGCGTTATCGGCCCGGCCATTAGCATTGTGGGTGCGCTGATCGTCGGTGAGGCATCCGTTAACGCCGGTCTCGTCAGTTCAACAATCGTTATCGTCGTGGCCCTGTCGGCAATCTGCAGCTTCGCCTTGCCGGGGCTTTTAGAGCCGATTATCATTCTGCGCGTCGCCTTCGTTTTCGCGGGCGGATTTCTCGGGCTTTTCGGGGTCGTGTGCGGCGTTTATCTCGTGATCATCCACCTCTGCTCACTCCAGTCCTTCGGCATGGAATACACGTCGCCCTTTGCGACCTTTAACGTGCGCAACCTGCGGGATAGCCTGCTCCGTTATCCGCTGGGAATGCTCAAAACGCGTCCGGCCGGTATCGTCGGCAGGAATAAAACACGCCAGAAATGA
- a CDS encoding methenyltetrahydromethanopterin cyclohydrolase — MILPLSRDPALSPNRQALSHVEELIARSLQLRVDVFTQRGATIVDCGVKARGGFEAGLLFSKICLGGLADVTLQYQDFGGIVWPTVNVVTDHPVRACMASQFAGWQLKCDSRVYVGSGPACAVVPKGNIFAYLDYQDHSDAVILCLESAKLPTDEVIDMVCAECRCAPENLTILVAPTASATGVVQVAARTLETGLFKLRRLKYDLGKIVSGIGICPISPVAADTSNALGRTNDAISYGGTVICNVHDDDDTLRAVVGRVPTVAMPNDGLAYFELDTSAGDFYKLSPDQFNPAVIWLCNLESGNSFSAGTIRPDVLRRSFGFQA; from the coding sequence ATGATCTTACCACTCTCCCGAGACCCGGCGCTCAGCCCCAACAGGCAGGCCCTGTCCCACGTTGAGGAACTCATAGCCCGCAGCCTTCAGCTCCGAGTGGACGTTTTCACGCAGCGCGGTGCTACCATCGTTGACTGCGGCGTCAAAGCCCGCGGCGGATTTGAAGCCGGTCTACTGTTTTCAAAAATCTGTCTGGGCGGACTTGCCGACGTTACCCTGCAATACCAAGACTTCGGCGGTATTGTTTGGCCGACCGTGAACGTTGTGACGGACCATCCCGTGCGTGCCTGCATGGCGTCGCAGTTTGCGGGATGGCAATTAAAATGTGACAGCCGCGTTTATGTCGGTTCAGGCCCAGCCTGTGCCGTCGTCCCGAAAGGCAATATTTTCGCATACCTCGACTATCAGGATCATTCAGATGCGGTCATCCTCTGTCTTGAAAGCGCAAAGTTGCCGACGGACGAGGTGATTGACATGGTTTGTGCCGAATGCCGCTGCGCACCGGAAAACCTCACCATTCTTGTCGCCCCAACGGCGTCGGCAACAGGAGTCGTGCAGGTTGCCGCGCGCACCTTAGAGACCGGCCTGTTTAAACTCAGGCGTTTGAAATACGATCTTGGCAAAATCGTGTCCGGTATCGGGATTTGCCCCATCTCCCCCGTCGCCGCGGACACCTCCAACGCTCTCGGGCGCACGAATGACGCCATTTCCTATGGCGGGACGGTCATCTGCAATGTCCACGACGACGATGATACCCTCCGGGCTGTTGTGGGGCGTGTGCCGACGGTGGCAATGCCAAACGACGGGCTTGCCTACTTTGAGCTCGATACATCGGCAGGTGATTTTTACAAGCTGAGTCCAGACCAGTTCAACCCCGCTGTTATATGGCTATGCAATCTCGAAAGCGGCAATTCCTTTTCTGCCGGTACGATCCGGCCGGATGTTTTACGCCGCTCATTTGGGTTTCAAGCGTAA
- a CDS encoding polysaccharide deacetylase family protein, which produces MQFISNIKHYFQSPRLRRRTALISAILAVILIFYAVNCPAIVGVAATTRALPIYCVRRDAKMVSLTFDAAWGNEDTQTLIDILNTYHVKATFFVVGAWADKYPESVKALSDAGNEVMNHSNDHAHFSKLSADEIVKNITACNDKVAAVTGVKPTLFRCPYGEYDDHVITTLSSMGMYTIQWDVDSLDWKDLSASEITQRVTNKVQPGSIVLFHNAALHTPEALPAIIEYLIANGYTIVPVSELIIKGDYTIDHTGRQIPLQAKATP; this is translated from the coding sequence ATGCAGTTTATTTCAAACATCAAACACTATTTTCAGTCGCCTCGGCTGCGTCGGCGTACGGCGCTCATTTCCGCGATTTTGGCCGTCATTCTTATTTTCTATGCCGTCAACTGCCCGGCCATTGTCGGTGTCGCGGCGACAACGCGGGCGCTGCCGATCTACTGCGTCCGGCGCGACGCCAAAATGGTCTCGCTGACGTTTGACGCCGCCTGGGGCAATGAGGACACGCAGACGCTGATTGACATCCTGAACACCTATCACGTTAAGGCGACGTTCTTTGTTGTCGGCGCGTGGGCCGACAAATACCCGGAGTCCGTCAAAGCGCTCTCGGACGCCGGCAACGAAGTGATGAACCACTCCAACGACCACGCACACTTTTCTAAGCTGTCCGCCGATGAGATCGTCAAAAACATCACGGCCTGCAACGATAAGGTCGCTGCCGTCACCGGCGTCAAGCCGACGCTCTTTCGATGCCCATACGGCGAGTATGACGACCATGTGATCACGACGCTGTCTTCCATGGGCATGTACACGATTCAATGGGATGTTGATTCTCTCGACTGGAAGGATCTCTCCGCATCCGAAATCACACAACGCGTGACAAATAAGGTCCAGCCCGGCAGTATTGTCCTGTTCCACAACGCAGCATTGCATACGCCGGAGGCGCTGCCCGCGATTATCGAGTATCTTATTGCCAACGGGTATACGATCGTCCCCGTTTCAGAACTCATCATAAAAGGGGACTACACCATCGACCACACCGGCCGTCAAATCCCGCTTCAGGCCAAAGCAACGCCATAG